The sequence GCCGCCGCGCCGACCCGCTTCGAGTGGACTCCTCAACCATTTCCGGTATTACCGAAATTCTGAAGAGGCCGCCCACGCCGGCGGAAAGTGTTTCACACTcgggccgagccgagcagacGACCGTGTgcgaacgacgcgacgtcgcgctAACGAATTAATCTCGATTTATACCATCCGCGCAGACACGGAACGTATCCGACCAGACAAATATTCTTTAATGCATTTGATTGTCAGTACCTTCGAGGAGAAATTCTGAATTCTTCAGCTCGTctgcgcgaatttttcggaattCTTTCCGAAATACTGTCGGACGTGGTGGCAGGAATAACAGCCATAATAAATCTTGGCTTTTGAAAAACTGGAACTCGCGTCAGAGTGTTTTTCGACGACGATTGGAAATATCGAACGACAGTTTGATAAATATGGAGGTCGCGTCGCATCGCGGAGAAGGCATCGGTGCGGTTATCATCTGTTATCGATTTAACAAGATATTATCCTGCTCGAAGGAAGCGCGACAGTTCGTACATGGCTTGGAACATCTCGTTTGCACGGAACCTCTTTTCCGAGGAACCGCCGGAGATCAATCAACCCTCCGGGACTCTCCTCCCTCGAGCGGGACGCGTGTATCTTCGAAGAGAGTTTGCGCTCCGTGTTGGTGgctcatttttatttaataatttgcgCCCGGACGGATCATTTTCTCCGGCGACTGGCGCATTTCTTCTCGCATTACACATTAAAGAGCTCCCGGCCCTCGAAACGCATGAAACGATAATAAACTCGAAACTGCGAGAACACCGAGGGATTAGTTTTTTCATTCTCATTTTCTGAACGATTCGACTTTCAATCGAGGAGTGTTTAGTGACGTGGTcaaacgtcgtcgtcgtcgtcgtcgtcgtcctcgtagTTGCAAGGTCGATAAAGCCCCGGTTTATTACAGAACCATCAAACTATAGTAACGCGTAACGGTGCCATGAATAATATAAAACGACGCGAAAACACGAAAGTTTCGCGGCGGATCGATTTATCCATAAAAATGTCTTTGCGAAACGGGCCTCGAGCACCCCCGCGTCGCGGAGAATGCGAATAGCTCTCAGGCAGAATAGAAAGACTTCCGGGCATGCCTGCATAATTCCATCGATATCTTTTTATCTGCCGGCAACGACATTGTTACGAGATGCTTGGCGAATTTCATTTTGATAATGAAAAACCATCGTCGCGCGGCATCCGAACTGCTACGGGTTTAATGAAAAAATCGCGGACTCGTGTGCGCACGGAAATATCGGCCAACATTCGACTGCGAACATTTCGAGCTGAAGTCATGGTTGTTACGTCGCGCTACAAACAAGGAGAATATTCAAACGATTCGGAACATCCTGCCGATTTTAAATTCTACAAAATATGATTTTCTTCTAGAAAGACTAAATAAACGATCCTCTCAAAACCACAGCCGGCAATAAAATTGCGTCAGCAACAAGTCAACGGCCTCGCCGAGAAATGCttctcatgggaatttattggtGGATGTTCGAGGATCGGCCGGACGCTCGTTCGCGAAAGGACTCGTGTATCAAAGCGTGCTCGTTGGTTTCTCGTGCGACGGTATTTAGCGAAAGGTAACATTAAGTTTAATACTCACGATGCGACGGAAGTTTTGCGTGTCGCCGGGACAAGCCGCGACGAGGACGCAAGGCAGCAGAAACTCGCGAAAATGCTCGGTAAACCGATTACATCCATGCAAAAGCTGCTCACCTGACGATGAGAGCACGCGACTGGCAACCACCCCGTGAATCCCCGGCTTCGAGTCAGCCACCCTGTTCTGGTTGCCGACGTCGATTCCCCGACATACCAGCACACACGTCCAACCGACGCGACGTACACCCGCGTGTTACCCCAACTAGTATATACGTCACGATTTACGTCGTTGCCGTCTACCAGCTATACCACCGAGCATACTATACGCTACTCGACCTTCGACTAACGCTGGCTCGTGACCAGGGACGTCGAGGGAACACGCCGGCACCCCCAACCAGCGCGAAAAATTACGAGGCTGACCGCCGGACAGTGGTTTAGGCTAACACGATTTACACGCGATCGGTTTCGGGGTGATCCTTCGGCCCGTGTTCACTCTTCGAGGCCGAGCTACACACTGGAAGCCCCGAAGCCGCTCCTGGATAGCTACCCTAATCGCCGGAATGCCGTCAGCCCTCCTTTTTCTATTCATCATCGACTTTCATCGCGCCCACCTTCGCTAAGGCCGATCAAGTAATTGTTCCAGGAGCACTAAATACTAGCTCACGGTGCAAAAATTGTGACAATCGACGTGCTTAATTGGACAATAAATAATTGCATCGCGTTTAGAACGCCGCAAGCATGATGCTAAAAGCGTCACAAAAAATAATCAAGAGACGTTTAGATCGAATTAGTATTGACTCTCCGCTGCCGCGTCCGATATCGCGTTTCTTGTGGATCGAGCCTCCGCAATCATTGATTTTACGGCGATTCCTCAAGGCGGTGGTTCGACAGTCAAGGTGCAGGGGCTTAATATCCGAAGCAATTATTCACGAGAACGATAAAGAGGATTCGCCCAGTGCATTTCGTTTGGCGATAAAAATGGGGCTCGTCCGAACGGCCAGGCATTCCCGTAGCCCTCGAAGTAGTCCTCGGTCGTCGCGTGACGAAAACTAATTGGTTCGGGGGGTGTGAAGGATACGGGACTGACCCTCGGCCCCGGGGAGATACCAATGACTAATCATTTCCCCCCGTCGTGGAATGCTATGCAGTTATTGGGATTTCAAAAGAAATCGGGTTGCTCGCAGCGATGGCGGCGAGGAGCGGCGGGGGCAGAGTAACTCCGGTAACGAAGACTGTGCAAAGAAACCCCGGCTAAAGATAGACCCTTGAAAATAATTGGAGGATCTCGTGTCTGGAGTGTGTGCACACTGTTGAGGAGTTAGCGTAAACTTCAACAAGCGTTGCGTGATATCACGTGCCACTGACCTTTCGCGCGTGGCCGTCAGCCATGGCAGCGAAGGCTGCCCGCTAACAAATAACGAAAAATGCGTTCGCAATGCCGTACAACACGCAACAAGCCGCTTTCCCAACCCGGTAAACTCTGTTCTTTATAGCGGGACCGACAGCCTTAATGATTTAACCCCCTGAGGCCTCGAGAACCTTCGTTTCGTTCCAGCACGCATTTACTTGGCCGTTATCGCGCCATCTTTATTAACAGCTTTAGCAGCATCTGGATCGACGAATGTTTTAAGGCTCTGCGTAAAAATAATGTTGGATTTCAAAATTGCCTCGACTTTCTGAATATCCTTGAGATAATCGAGGATCGTATGGGGACTGCCAGATGTGTCGAAAAAGGGTCTTTGACTGAAAAAACCCTCGACACATCTGGCCAATAAAAACAGAAAACGGGTCCGGGTTAGTTTTTGTCTGTTCACTGCAAATCCTCCTCGAGGAAAAACGTTTCTTTCTAactgttcgggattcgaattatgggatttgccggccgttacgccaaccgtcgagctACACTTGCTCTGGCTGTTTTTCATAatgtttagagtcgcgtagcgatcgcTCGCTACCGTTGCGTACGGCCGCGAGGTGTTTGTAAGCGCCCATCGCCGGTAAATCCCATAGTTTGAATCTCTAACGTTGCGTCTTAccggatcatgcgatcgatccggaaccaatcgcgtgcgaccccgcctgccgtttcgtagaatatttaaaggccctccTTCGACGGCGCCTCGTCTGTTCGACTCAGTTCTCCGAATCAAGCTTATCAATCTATCTTCTTTACGTTTGCGACAATCACTGCGCTTTCTATATCGCAACTCTTCTTCGAAGTTCGTCTGGAGTTGCCTTCGAGCTGTCTTCTTTCGCGTCGCGATTCGTGCGTCTGCCCGCGTCAAGATTTTCCTCCGAACGCGGTGAAGATCTCCGTTCGCGGCGGCCCTCGTAAAGGAGTCGCACAAGATTTCCGTCGCGATTCAAAGGCAGACGTctcgcacgatcaagatttccgAATTGCGATTCGTCGACGACTGTTCATAGCTCcaatttcaataaagtgcagtgtgaacTTCACTCTGAAGGTAATTTTCCTCCCTCATTCTCACGATCCTCTTCATTGCcgtcctcgcgcgctcattactgagcggttccagcgtcaggcgcctccgaccgtcggtcgacgccgaacattttggtccttcgagccggatcgtgACGAACAGGCAAGTGAGGGAGTGGACGAGAGTGTCATATCATGGCAGACAACGTAGAAGCCCACGTTCAAATCCAGCAAGCTATAGAACGAGCTCTCACCAACTTAAAAAAGCTGGGGAAGAACAACTGGACAAAATCCACTCTGCGGACGAGGATTGTCCACCTTCAGGAGCAGTGGCGGAGGTTCGAGAACGGTCATTCGCGACTCTTCACCACTATCAAATCGGAGGAACGAGCCAAGCTTCCTTACTTCAAGGACGACCAATTTGCAGCTACGGAGGAGGTGTACTTGGACGCTTTAGCCTTCATGAACAACCAACTCGACGCGCTGACCACCGCCACCGTAAGTCAGCCTAACTCCGCGGGCGACGGACAAGCGTGTCCGTCAGTCCCAGATACGCAGCTTCCCCGGATCAAAGTACCGCAGTTCGACGGCCGGTACGAGATCTGGGAAGCCTTCCGCGATAAATTCACCGcgcttattattaaaaattctacgcTACACGATGTAACGCGTTTCCATCACTTGGTGTCCGTTCTGCAGGGTCCCGCGCTTGAGTGTATTTCGACTTTGTCAATCACGGAAGATAATTTTAAAATCGCTTGGGATACGCTTACGGCGCGGTTTAATAATCCGAGGCGCATAATCACCGCGCATCTTTCGCAGTTAATTACGCTTCCCGCGCTTTCTCGCGAATCAGCCACGGACCTCCAGCATCTCCGCGATCGTGTCTGCGTCACCGTCGAATCCCTAAAGAAGCTCGGGCGCAAACCAGACGATCTTTGGGACGACTTCCTGGTCCATATTGTGTCACAAAAGTTGGACTCTTCGACGCGGAAGGCGTGGAAACTCAAACTTGGCGACGACGTAACGCCGCCGTCGTTCAAGACGTTTTCGAAATTTCTTGATTCACGTGCTCGCGGTTTGGAGGAATTTGCGCTCGATTCCGACACCACGACCTCTAAGAGTCCTAAAGCCACAAGTCATCCCGCCGCCAGTTCATCTCGAGTTCATGCTGCGACCGCTTCACGACCCTTGAACCCTTCGCGCCCTTCGTGCCCCGTCTGTCAAGCTTCTCATAGTTTCAGCGCTTGCCCGACATTCACGGCTCAAAGCCCCAACGGTCGGCGCGAACTTGTTCAAAAGTTCTCGCGTTGCTTTAATTGTTTAAGTCACAGTCATTCCATTCGAAACTGTCCCAGCAAATACTCTTGTCGAGTCTGTCAAAAACGTCACCACTCGTTGCTGCATTTAGAGACTTCTTCCGCATCATCGTCACCTCCAGAATCATCTACAGCCACCTCGATGCCGACCGAGGTCAACTCTCATTTCGCTTCCACCCTCGCGGCCTCGCCCTCAGGTATTCTCTTGGCCACAGCATGGGTGCAACTACGAGTTCCGTCAGGTCGCTGCATCACAGTCCGAGCCTTGATTGATCAAGGCTCAGAAGCTAGTTTCATAACCGAAGCCATGGTGCACCTCTTACGTGCGAAACGCACTCGCGTCTCGGCTACCATATCTGCCGTCGGCGGGGTCCATGTTGGTACGTTGCGCCACGCCGTGCGCCTCCAGATCGCTCCTCGCAATTCCTCGAGCCCTTCGGTTTCGACCACCGCGCTCGTCTTAAAATCTCTCTCGACATACATGCCGAAGCGCATTCAGGATAGTCGAACTCTCGATCATTTATCCGATCTCAAGTGGGCCGATTCTGATCCGTCAAATTCGGCCGCGATTCATGTCCTCCTCGGCGCAGACGTctattctgaaataattttagACGGTCTACGGAAAGGCTCAAGCGGGCAACCTATTGCCCAAAACACCATTTTTGGTTGGGTCATCTCTGGCCCTTTCTCTCCTCTGTCGCTTGACGGCCCACGACCTTGTGCCAGCTCCAGCATTGCGATGCATCACTGTGTCCAAGACGACACACTATCGAGCGAGCTGCGCCGTTTCTGGGAGATTGAGGAAATCCCCTCGCAGTCCCTACTTACCAAGGAGGACGAACAGTGTGAGCAGCATTTTCAAAAGCACACATCGCGAGCTTCTGATGGGCGGTACATAGTCCGTCTCCCGTTCCGTACTGGCCCTCCAATTGATATTGGCCATTCTCGCGGTGCTGCGGACAAAGTCCTGCAGTCCATCCATCGGAAACTTCTGCTCCAACCATCCCTAGCAGTGGAATATAAAGAGTTTCTAAAAGAATATGAGTCTCTCGGACACATGCGTCCTGCGCCCGTTTCGTCCTCGCCTGTTCAGTGTGTTTACATTCCGCACCATCCAGTGCTGCGCGCTGACAGCGTAACCACACATCTCCGTGTTGTTTTTAACGCATCCAGCGTCACTTCAAACGATTCCACTCTAAATGACCACCTCTTTTCCGGTCCCAAATTACAGCTTGATCTCTCTGCCATCATACTTCGATGGCGAACATTCCGGTTCGTTTATACAGCGGACATTACCAAAATGTACCGCCAGATTCTGGTTGACGAACGCGACGTTGACTATCAGCGTATTCTCTGGAAATCAGCCCTCTCCGAGGATGCACAGGCATTCCAATTACTGACCGTGACGTATGGCATGACCTGTGCCCCATTTTTAGCTCTCCGCGTTCTGCAACAACTCCTTAAGGATGAAGGAAAACGGTTCCCGCTCGCAGTTCCCGTTCTTCAGTCTCATATTTATGTCGACGATGTCCTTTACGGCGGCAACGATCTATCGGCGATTCGTCAGTCCCGTGATCAATTAGTCCATCTCCTCCAATGCGGTCAAATGAAATTGCGAAAATGGGCCAGTAATTCGGTCGAATTTCTTTCCAACATCGATCAGGAAGATCATGGACTAGCCTGCTCCAAAACTCTTGCTCCCGACGATCGAGTCAAAATCCTCGGGATAAGCTGGAACCCTTCTCGTGATTCATTTCAATTTAACGTAAATCTATCCGCGCCGATACCGTCCACGAAACGCGCTATTCTCTCGACCATCGCGAAACTGTACGACCCTCTCGGTTGGGTTACTCCCGCTATCATTAGAGTGAAAATCCTCATTCAAGGATTGTGGCGCCTTCGTCTCGGATGGGACGACCCCATCCCGACTCAGTCCTATGAACAATGGAAATCCATCTATTCCAAATTTCCTCTTTTAAACGGACTCCAAATAGCACGGTGGATCGGGTCGGTTCCAGATGTCTCCCAGATCGAACTCCACGGTTTCGCAGACGCTTCGACGGTGGCCTACGCCGCCGTCGTTTTCGTCCGCTGTACCACCGTCGACGGACACATAAATGTCTCTCTGCTTGCTGGCAAGTCAAAGGTCGCCCCATTGACACCTCTGACCATCCCTCGACTTGAATTGCAAGCTGCCGTCCTTCTGACTCGTCTGATGAACTTTGTTGCATCCTCCCTTGACCTTCTCGATGTTCCATGCTACTGTTGGACTGATTCGACAGTGGCACTAGCGTGGTTGCAGTCTCACCCCTCCAAATGGAAGACGTTCGTCGCCAACCGGGTTGCAGATGCACAATCTCGTCTCCCTCAAGCTATATGGCATCATATTCCGACAGCGGACAATCCCGCTGACTGCGCGTCGCGCGGACTTCTAAGCGACGAATTAATAAATTCTCGCCTTTGGTGGCATGGCCCCTCTTGGCTTCGCTGCAATCCCACGGAATGGCCTCAGCAACTTCGACAACCTCCCGCAGAAGATTCGTCCGAGTTAAAGGTCGTGCTTCACAGCATGGTTCCTTCTCCCGATTGGGATTTAGAATCCCGCTTCTCAAATTGGCCCAAACTCATTCGAGTAACGGCTTATATTAACCATTTCGTCGGTAATTCCCGTCGCTTTCGCCGTCCCAATTCAAACTCTGCTCAAGGACGCGCCTTAACCGCCTTCGAATGCACCGCTGCCAAAATCTTTTGGTTGCGACGCATTCAAACCGCCCAGTTTGGCGATACCATCGCCTCTCTCTCCAGTGGTCAACCACTACCTCGAGGAGATTCTCTTGAATCTCTCAACCCGTTTCTCGACGAAGACGGACTGCTTCGCGTTGGGGGTCGTCTTCGCAACGCCCCTCTCCCAGTGCAATCGAAGCATCCAATTCTGTTACCTCCCCATCCGCTGGTTCGCCTTATCATTGAACAAGCTCACACACGAGCTCTGCATGCCGGGTTGCAGCTCACCCTCCATATTATTCGTCAAGAATACTGGCTTCTCCGAGGTCGGAGTCAGGTAAAGGCCGTCATTCACGCTTGTGTCAGGTGCGTCCGAGAAAGGGCCGCCCTCCCGACTCAGATCATGGGAGACCTTCCTGCCCCGAGAGTTTCCCCGCCGAAAAAACCCTTTTCGCATTGCGGGCTGGATTACGCGGGGCCCGTCCACATCCGTGCCTCCGCTGGTCGTGGGATAACATCCCGAAAAGCCTACATCGCGCTATTTATCTGCATGGCCACCAAGGCCGTGCATCTGGAATTGGTCGCGGACTATTCCACCTCAGCCTTTCTCAATGCGTATGTTCGTTTCTGTTCCCGTCGCGGATTACCCGAAAGCATGTATTCTGATAACGGAACCACTTTCGTCGGCGCAAATAAGGAGTTGACAATGTCGTATCGCGCCGCGCTTCGAGATCCCGAATTTCAGAATCGAACTGCCGGTGACGGAATCGTTTGGCACTTCATTCCCCCATCTGCTCCGCATTTTGGCGgactgtgggaagcaggagttaAAAGTGTCAAGCACCATCTTCGACGAGTTCTCGGCGATCGGACACTCACATTCGAGGAATTCACGACGTTACTTTGTGCCATCGAGGCATGTTTAAATTCACGACCCATCGCTCCTCTGTCCGATACTCTCGACGAGTTCGCTCCGCTGACACCAGGTCATTTCCTCATCGGGTCTGCCCTTACAACCCCTCCGGAACCGTCTCTGCTGGACCTCGCCGAAAATCGTCTCTCGCGATGGCAATTAGTCCGACACATGACAGAGCGATTTTGGAAAATGTGGCGCACGGATTATCTCAATACGCTCCAACAACGCGGAAAGTGGCGTCGCCCTCGCCCTTCCATCTCGATCGGACAGCTCGTTCTCATAAAGAACTCGACACTACCTCCGTGCAAGTGGGAACTCGGACGAATCGTACAAACGCATCCGGGCGACGACAATCATATTCGAGTAGTCACCGTAAGAACTGCGACCTCGTGCTTTAAAAGGCCAATCGTTAAATTGTGCCCTCTGCCCGTCAGTTGCAATTCCGAGGACTAACCTAAACGCGTCCCTTGTCACATCTTCCGATAAACTACAAATCGGTAGATATCTCGCGCTTCGTTCGAGCGTTCCCTGCAACTTGTGCGCTCTATCTCCACAAATGTACGTGAGTTCCCTACCTCTTGCGatatctgtataaataaatgtaaatgtcTGTAAACGTCGTTCAATCGGCATTCGTTTTGCGTACTCGTTTAGCGGATCGTCGCTCTTGCGCAATCAAGTTATTAAATCGTCATGCCCTCGCGTCGTCACGGCGGGCGGTCCGTTTCGGCATGTTTACTTCATTCGTCATTTTCGTTACCTTCATCTCTCAATTCTGTTTACTTGTCTCCGGCAGGCGGTCACCGGTTTGCGTAATTTGGGTCTAGCGTGCGGGTATTGTAACACGCATTCCCTTTATCGTTAAGTCTCGTCGTCGCGATCCCCCCGTCATCTCATTTCTGTCATGCGGTTTCGATGCGTTTCGAAACTAGTGTttcgaggcgggcggtatgttcgggattcgaattatgggatttgccggccgttacgccaaccgtcgagctACACTTGCTCTGGCTGTTTTTCATAatgtttagagtcgcgtagcgatcgcTCGCTACCGTTGCGTACGGCCGCGAGGTGTTTGTAAGCGCCCATCGCCGGTAAATCCCATAGTTTGAATCTCTAACGTTGCGTCTTAccggatcatgcgatcgatccggaaccaatcgcgtgcgaccccgcctgccgtttcgtagaatatttaaaggccctccTTCGACGGCGCCTCGTCTGTTCGACTCAGTTCTCCGAATCAAGCTTATCAATCTATCTTCTTTACGTTTGCGACAATCACTGCGCTTTCTATATCGCAACTCTTCTTCGAAGTTCGTCTGGAGTTGCCTTCGAGCTGTCTTCTTTCGCGTCGCGATTCGTGCGTCTGCCCGCGTCAAGATTTTCCTCCGAACGCGGTGAAGATCTCCGTTCGCGGCGGCCCTCGTAAAGGAGTCGCACAAGATTTCCGTCGCGATTCAAAGGCAGACGTctcgcacgatcaagatttccgAATTGCGATTCGTCGACGACTGTTCATAGCTCcaatttcaataaagtgcagtgtgaacTTCACTCTGAAGGTAATTTTCCTCCCTCATTCTCACGATCCTCTTCATTGCcgtcctcgcgcgctcattactgagcggttccagcgtcaggcgcctccgaccgtcggtcgacgccgaacacTAACCGTAAATAAATCAACTAAGCTGAAAGAGGATAGTGAACGACCTCTGATAATATATATTTCTGACTAGGCGGAACGAAACGGGACACACAGCGGAAGTTGACACGCTAATCATCCCTCTTCCAAGAAGTCCTTTCTTTGAAGGAGCTCCTTTGACTCCTCCGGTTCTCGCGGGCAATTAGTTTTGATTTATCTAACGTTTTCGCTTGAAGGTTTAATCTGCGAGTGCTCGGGAACGCGGCAATATGTACACTCCGCTAATTGATTTCTCAACGCACACAGCCTGCGCAGGCCGTCGAAACGATTCCGCAATAAAAACCAGCCGAAACGACACATATAGGACTGCGGAGAAACAACATCGGTGACTCCAGTCGTAATGGAAGTATTTACACGGGACTCGGGCTCTAACCGGTTCGATAGGGGTACATACTTGCATCGTAAATACAAGCGGCCGCAAAACATCTACCGCATTGTCTTCGCTTTATTGCGAGAAAGGGATTTGCGAGCGGGCGTGAAAAAGTTTGAACGAAACGGCAGAGCAACCGGAGGGAAACGCCTCGAATCGAGTTCGCGAAGTAAACCATGCAGATTGCTTCGAAAATCTTGCGGCGCACGGCAGGATTTGAATAATTCCGGAAGTTGCAGCTTCCGAGATTCTTTCTTGCCACGCTGATATTTTTTGCCCTAAACTACgcgaatctgaaaaaatatcaCGGTTCGAGAGAGCTGCTCCGTAAGCGTTCGGCTTAAGAAAAATGCCTAGAATGTGTATCAGAATGATTAAACTGTCTCGAATTGTCGTAAATTCGAAAATCGATTGAAAGTCACACGTGcaaatttatttcgatattatATCTATATCCCCGATTTCAGTGGCGAAAATTCATCTAAACATGGATGTTACTGTGTCCAGAGAAtgcgataattttgaaaatcgcGGTAAAGCAGCTCGGTCGGTAAAATAAAGTGCGTGGCCAGCGCGActgtcggaagaagccggaagTGGAATCAGAAACGTCAACGGTTAACCAGTGACGTATACCGGTTCCCAGTGAAACTATTCTGCACAATATTGGTGACTGGAATAGTTGGAAAATGTTGGGGATAGTATATTTTTTGATGATATGTAGTCTGACTGTTGTTCACTCGAACGATCTGCAGACAGTGAGTGACACAGAGCTGACAGATTTATTGATGAACGTGAAATACGTAGTCGTGCTCTTCAGTAAGTTCTCGCTTGTGTTTGGCCACATTTCTTTGCTCCCATGACTGAAAGCATCCTCTAAAAATCGCTGATTATTTTCTAAACTATCGCTGATTCGAAGCAATCCAATTTGCCCGTTATTGAATACCTCTGCTTCGATCTGTCGCTGTAAATCCTAACATAACCTGCTGCTCCAGAATGTTTATTTCCCAATTATTTAATGCACAATTTTTACGGTGAAATACTTATCTATGCGTTTCTTTCAGCAACGAAGGATTGCGAGAAGTGTGACGAGTTAAGAAATCACGTAGTGGATTTAAAGAAGGACTTGGTGGATAACCTGGAAGCATGGGTAGTCGTAGCGGAAGACAGTAAACTCATGAAAATATTAATTCCGGGCGACGAGCCTGCTCTCGTGTTCTTTAGACATGGGATACCCTTGCTCTATGATGGTAATGAATGTGAAATATTCTTATGGTACCGATATTCTATAGCTTGATCTTATAGGACCCTCTGACCCTTCGGAGATTCTACACATGTTCATGGAGAACAAAGAACCAGCTACCAAACAGTTAACGGACGATACATTCGAACATTTAACACAAGCTAGCAGCGGAGCTACTACCGGAGATTGGTTCGTCATGTTGTGAGTATCACTTTTCTCTGATATCAACATTTCTTGCCTTCTTTGGTGTTTAACATATTCTCTCTTGCAAACAGTTATAATACAGACAACTGGGAatctactaaaatgtctaccacgTGGGAGACAGTAGGAGCAAAGCTAAAACACAGAGTAAACGTAGCAAGAATCGCAAAACTAACAAGTGGAGCAGCCACAGCCAGGAGATTTAGAGTCCAGGAGACTCCAGCATTTATATTGTAAGTATACAAGGTTGGATGCAGGAGTGGCAGAACGAGAATGGTCGAAATTATGAACGCACGTTGCCATGTTtaacattatttattttgtactcCTAGCTTCAGGCACGGTAAAATGTATCGCTATGACATACCAAAACACGACACCAACGCGTTCGTGCTCTTTGCGAAAGAATGGTACAAAAATGCGCGTGCTGAACCTGTGCCTCTACCACAAACCCCATTGTAAGTGTGAACACTTATTCGACACGATTAACCCTCGGACTAATCGTCAACATAGTCCGACAACGAATGCTTGTTAGCGAAGAACTATTAagtcctaaaaaattaaataattcaatagttttcggGTCAAAGTTGATACCATCGTCCGAGAGTTAAAACTAGAGCCCTTATTACCAGTTTACCAGTAAGAACTCTAACTAAAAGTATGGTTCGCAGTGGtgtaaaaataatgattttttcagcgacgatCTTGTAGAAATGA is a genomic window of Lasioglossum baleicum chromosome 14, iyLasBale1, whole genome shotgun sequence containing:
- the LOC143215763 gene encoding thioredoxin domain-containing protein; the protein is MLGIVYFLMICSLTVVHSNDLQTVSDTELTDLLMNVKYVVVLFTTKDCEKCDELRNHVVDLKKDLVDNLEAWVVVAEDSKLMKILIPGDEPALVFFRHGIPLLYDGPSDPSEILHMFMENKEPATKQLTDDTFEHLTQASSGATTGDWFVMFYNTDNWESTKMSTTWETVGAKLKHRVNVARIAKLTSGAATARRFRVQETPAFIFFRHGKMYRYDIPKHDTNAFVLFAKEWYKNARAEPVPLPQTPFDDLVEMIANTLRDNPWIMKLGSITIGVFIIISIASKFRRKPEEPQKKD